One window of the Tetragenococcus koreensis genome contains the following:
- a CDS encoding phage tail spike protein — MIFYVLDNRMNYLTLIDTQASGSTLLEDIKIEYGLNDNVLLYTLDMTVHKTTDDSQHLVPPNVFMFENSFGEMVVCSIRSLNNETRFSREIHCEDLGMDLLNNSSFAFTASKRQKIDYYINRELYSTGWQIGINEIPDTYRRVEISDSETTLARIQTLAQEFDCEISFGVEMRNNKIKKKLINIYKRLGSEKTDIVLREGDDIVTLSKDLDVSEIKTAIIVPGIAKMTYDDGQFYSLKGEETIMDRYALSDWGGVVSKKDFSGGYYYAAFEGGDDMDIAERFTAGIEQLKQVNVPEIKYDVEALYDDSDFEIGDYIMLDDPKANPPVWVKARVTNKVMTPGTNANNQLTLDNFTELKSQISSRYSSFQDRLEGVKEENITTEIQTTSQGNQRILSCHVYRNGVEITDTLKESQFIWTKKDKDGVLDLEFGKPVGRAVTDSLDQIVRESFYECTVIYYKNRYVSKRYFIDGLIELASKVELARDENSIVIPFITDTHYGTQSVIRDNIEYITKSADHLKNVADFTHITEVDAVVLGGDQVDGTTIKDVTLRDLQSVVGICNTFDAPFFQVRGNHDDNSSADQKYGQFLSNMVMPDELYSYMVRPSIDFGIVENPDDRNMYYYYDVPDKNMRIIVLNNFDMPYTLTEQGKTKYRANKMGAYRQSQIDWFIDTLKSTPENWQVTLFEHNGFGEGAGKSGYIPINWEIMTGIVEAYVNGKSFKGSDTTKDFEASVNVSFDRKGVITFMATGHHHKDYESKMYGIQHIGTTCSRANESYDSPSRPLGELAEDAWDVFVIHPDRREVEIKRFGDGKDRRFVY, encoded by the coding sequence ATGATTTTTTATGTATTGGATAATCGCATGAATTACCTCACTTTGATCGATACACAAGCTAGTGGATCAACACTACTGGAAGATATAAAAATTGAGTATGGACTCAATGATAATGTACTGCTATATACCTTAGATATGACAGTACATAAAACAACCGATGACAGCCAGCATTTGGTGCCGCCTAATGTATTTATGTTTGAAAACAGTTTTGGGGAGATGGTCGTTTGTTCTATTCGATCGTTAAATAATGAGACGAGGTTCAGTCGAGAAATCCATTGCGAAGATTTGGGAATGGACTTACTTAACAACTCTTCTTTCGCCTTTACGGCAAGTAAGCGGCAGAAAATTGATTACTATATCAATCGTGAGCTTTATAGCACAGGTTGGCAAATCGGCATCAACGAAATACCCGATACCTACCGACGTGTTGAAATTTCTGACTCTGAGACTACACTAGCAAGAATCCAAACACTAGCGCAGGAATTTGATTGTGAAATCAGCTTTGGCGTGGAAATGCGCAACAACAAAATCAAAAAGAAATTAATTAATATCTATAAACGTTTGGGTTCTGAGAAAACCGATATTGTTTTGCGTGAAGGGGATGATATTGTCACATTGTCTAAAGATTTAGACGTCTCAGAAATTAAGACAGCGATTATTGTTCCCGGAATTGCCAAAATGACGTATGACGACGGTCAGTTCTATAGTCTCAAAGGCGAAGAAACGATCATGGACAGATACGCTTTAAGTGACTGGGGTGGTGTTGTTTCTAAAAAAGATTTCAGCGGAGGTTACTACTATGCTGCCTTTGAAGGTGGCGACGATATGGATATCGCTGAAAGATTTACCGCCGGAATTGAGCAACTAAAACAAGTTAATGTGCCGGAAATTAAGTACGATGTAGAAGCGCTATATGATGATAGCGATTTTGAAATTGGCGACTACATTATGCTTGATGATCCAAAAGCTAACCCGCCAGTGTGGGTTAAAGCTAGGGTAACAAATAAAGTTATGACACCGGGCACCAACGCCAACAACCAGCTAACACTTGACAATTTTACAGAACTAAAAAGTCAAATCAGCAGTCGCTACTCTTCCTTTCAAGACCGTTTGGAAGGCGTCAAAGAGGAAAACATCACCACAGAAATTCAGACGACCAGTCAAGGCAACCAGCGCATTTTAAGCTGTCACGTCTATCGCAATGGTGTGGAAATCACAGATACTTTAAAGGAAAGTCAATTTATCTGGACCAAAAAGGATAAAGACGGCGTGCTGGATTTGGAGTTTGGCAAACCGGTAGGACGCGCCGTTACAGATAGCTTAGATCAAATTGTGCGAGAATCTTTTTATGAATGTACCGTGATTTACTACAAAAACAGATATGTTAGTAAAAGATACTTTATAGATGGTTTAATCGAACTAGCAAGTAAAGTTGAGCTAGCACGTGACGAAAATAGTATCGTAATACCATTTATTACAGATACGCATTACGGAACACAATCGGTTATACGTGACAATATCGAATATATTACTAAGTCAGCGGACCATTTAAAAAACGTTGCAGACTTTACCCACATCACAGAAGTAGATGCGGTGGTACTTGGTGGCGACCAAGTAGATGGTACAACAATTAAAGATGTTACATTGCGAGATTTACAAAGCGTGGTCGGCATCTGTAATACCTTTGATGCACCGTTTTTCCAAGTTCGGGGCAACCATGATGATAATTCGTCAGCCGATCAAAAGTATGGCCAGTTTTTAAGCAATATGGTCATGCCAGACGAACTTTATAGTTACATGGTGCGACCGTCTATCGATTTCGGAATCGTCGAGAATCCGGACGATCGTAATATGTATTACTACTACGATGTTCCAGATAAAAACATGCGCATCATCGTGTTAAACAATTTCGACATGCCTTACACACTGACAGAGCAAGGCAAGACCAAATATCGTGCAAACAAGATGGGTGCTTATCGGCAATCACAGATTGATTGGTTTATTGATACGCTGAAAAGCACGCCAGAAAACTGGCAGGTTACACTCTTTGAGCATAACGGATTTGGCGAGGGTGCAGGTAAGTCAGGCTATATCCCGATCAACTGGGAAATTATGACAGGCATCGTCGAAGCTTATGTTAACGGCAAAAGCTTTAAAGGCTCTGACACTACAAAAGACTTTGAAGCCAGTGTGAACGTCTCTTTTGATCGTAAAGGTGTTATCACTTTTATGGCTACTGGACACCACCACAAAGACTACGAAAGTAAAATGTATGGTATCCAACATATTGGGACAACGTGTAGTCGAGCCAACGAAAGTTATGACTCTCCGTCACGTCCTTTAGGCGAGCTAGCTGAAGATGCTTGGGATGTTTTTGTGATTCATCCAGATCGGCGGGAAGTTGAAATCAAACGTTTTGGCGACGGTAAAGATCGGAGGTTTGTTTATTGA
- a CDS encoding BppU family phage baseplate upper protein: MLRKIAEIKVPTGAGAREARTQPVFASYDRQGAAFAFYFSDSIVAGTKANLLFMIDGQKVFVDDDVTLGETNETHTFTYPLPDDLLNYTGKIDGYLYFDFEDGSHSDEIHFVFTIKKSKIDEEMEEAPDVYIKSFEDVKEQVEQAADSATKDIEKVKDNAESQIGDYVGEVESAKDTAVEDIDKALLVDEAKNYTDDKVEEFNETITTQLAETEHYMNQLQNIFMGKGLEPYWIETAVEFGFTLGGVPEGISNYEGGNYYLEVSGNEGDNFVTVTGGNITHAGQTTSWAGVIKDDSGNWKPYRVLGTDGIDQVEIIPPLQTTITNGELANVHDANNGQHYTERGYFALAQHIYNYSPFYANRNKVVSKFNPTIDSIEENKWSQVDTDRTPRFSHEGIRTSSELLLNESNDVLLIPSTGGKTMESNYEVDVSGKKGYVETHVGNGNITNLKVDFYLDDVLVQSYEAETSVVNKLKFRFDNAEKAKLSIYAPNTTEYSSYRIGRTTWYETDEESTAIIPPHSRVVYLGDSWGEFQNRAISREMSRLLTKDSGTTVEVFNDSVGGMTSKWGIAWFEEYVIKNKPTHVIIEFFTNDLNSVGNSHPYNYVAPDGQTYSGEITSREEWLNNIKQMADISKRYGIQPIIVAPALVEGDSQILKHLIASNMMFD, encoded by the coding sequence ATGCTACGAAAAATTGCAGAAATCAAAGTACCCACAGGTGCAGGGGCTCGGGAAGCCAGAACGCAACCTGTTTTTGCAAGTTACGATCGGCAAGGGGCAGCCTTTGCCTTTTATTTTAGCGATAGTATCGTCGCCGGAACAAAGGCTAATTTATTATTTATGATTGATGGCCAAAAAGTGTTTGTCGATGACGATGTCACATTAGGCGAAACAAACGAAACGCATACTTTTACTTATCCACTGCCCGATGATTTACTAAATTACACAGGCAAAATTGACGGCTATTTGTACTTTGACTTTGAAGATGGGAGCCATTCGGACGAGATCCACTTTGTATTTACGATTAAAAAATCGAAGATCGATGAAGAAATGGAAGAAGCTCCGGACGTTTACATCAAGAGCTTCGAAGATGTTAAAGAGCAAGTGGAGCAAGCAGCCGACAGCGCTACGAAAGACATTGAAAAAGTGAAAGACAACGCCGAAAGCCAGATTGGCGATTATGTGGGCGAAGTTGAGAGTGCGAAAGACACCGCTGTGGAAGATATTGATAAAGCATTGCTTGTAGATGAGGCTAAGAATTACACAGATGATAAGGTTGAAGAGTTTAATGAAACGATTACAACACAGTTGGCAGAGACTGAACATTACATGAACCAATTACAAAACATATTCATGGGTAAGGGGTTAGAACCCTATTGGATTGAAACGGCAGTCGAGTTTGGGTTTACTCTTGGGGGTGTTCCTGAAGGGATTAGTAATTACGAAGGTGGTAATTATTATTTAGAGGTTTCAGGTAACGAAGGGGATAATTTCGTTACGGTTACTGGTGGAAATATCACTCACGCAGGGCAAACAACTTCGTGGGCTGGTGTCATTAAAGATGATAGTGGGAATTGGAAACCTTATCGAGTTTTAGGGACTGATGGAATCGACCAAGTTGAAATCATTCCACCACTACAAACTACAATTACAAACGGCGAACTAGCTAACGTACATGACGCAAACAATGGGCAACATTACACCGAGCGAGGATATTTCGCCTTAGCACAACATATTTACAACTATTCACCTTTTTACGCAAATAGAAACAAAGTGGTTTCAAAGTTTAACCCAACAATTGATTCGATTGAAGAAAATAAATGGAGTCAGGTAGACACTGACCGAACACCTAGGTTTTCCCACGAGGGAATTAGAACTAGTAGTGAGTTGTTGCTAAATGAATCTAATGATGTATTGTTAATACCATCCACTGGCGGAAAAACGATGGAATCAAATTACGAAGTGGACGTGTCAGGTAAAAAAGGTTATGTGGAAACCCACGTTGGAAATGGTAATATTACTAATCTAAAAGTCGATTTTTATTTAGACGATGTTTTAGTTCAAAGTTACGAGGCTGAAACATCAGTAGTTAATAAGTTGAAGTTTCGTTTTGATAATGCTGAAAAAGCAAAGTTATCTATTTACGCCCCGAATACAACAGAGTATTCGTCCTATCGAATTGGACGGACAACATGGTATGAAACAGATGAAGAATCAACTGCTATTATACCTCCTCACAGTCGAGTCGTTTATTTAGGCGATTCATGGGGTGAGTTCCAAAATCGAGCAATCAGTCGTGAAATGTCAAGATTACTAACCAAAGATAGTGGAACAACAGTAGAGGTCTTTAATGATTCTGTGGGTGGCATGACAAGTAAATGGGGGATCGCTTGGTTTGAAGAATATGTTATAAAAAACAAACCTACCCATGTGATTATTGAGTTCTTTACTAACGACTTAAACAGTGTTGGCAATTCACACCCCTATAATTATGTAGCCCCAGATGGGCAGACTTATTCGGGTGAAATAACTTCTAGAGAAGAATGGTTGAATAATATAAAACAAATGGCTGATATTTCCAAACGGTATGGTATTCAACCTATCATCGTTGCACCTGCTTTAGTCGAAGGTGACAGTCAAATTTTGAAACACCTTATCGCTTCTAATATGATGTTTGATTGA